In the genome of Rhizobium etli 8C-3, one region contains:
- a CDS encoding di-heme oxidoredictase family protein, which yields MPHNPACRVVLCAAFCATLVSLPVALAAGFDLPTKRTDLSDADLKRVEAVTRPAVDFSEAEPYEAMQAGAATSVDPVTQDAFSHISANIPFEEEQNFKLGNALFKKLWVSAPSSTQASDGLGPLFNARSCMSCHVNDGRGRPPEGGASATSMFFRLGRAAATPEEREEIANADAVNFPDATYGHQLQDLAVPGLAGEGKIVIRYTETTVALAGGETASLRAPTYDVRDLAYGSLDPATTISPRVAPAMIGLGLIEAIPAADILGHADPDDKDGNGISGKAAIVRDHRTGTVALGRFGWKAQNATVRDQSAAAFSSDIGISTPDRPDAHGDCTKAEIKCQKMPTGVQNRLGDEEAPGPILDLVTFYSANLAVPARRKASFPDTLRGKELFYRSGCTSCHVPKFVTRRDAAEKAQSFQLVWPYSDFLLHDMGEGLADGQQVGRASGREWRTPPLWGIGLTRTVSGHSFLLHDGRARNLTEAILWHGGEAEKARDAFSSLPKDDREALIRFLESL from the coding sequence ATGCCGCATAATCCGGCTTGTCGCGTCGTTCTTTGCGCTGCTTTCTGCGCCACGCTTGTCAGCCTTCCGGTGGCTCTTGCCGCCGGTTTTGATCTTCCCACGAAGCGCACCGATCTTTCCGACGCCGATTTGAAGCGCGTCGAGGCAGTAACGCGCCCGGCCGTCGATTTTTCCGAAGCCGAGCCATACGAGGCGATGCAGGCAGGTGCCGCCACATCGGTCGATCCGGTTACGCAGGATGCCTTTTCGCATATCTCGGCAAACATCCCATTCGAAGAAGAGCAGAACTTCAAGCTCGGCAACGCACTCTTCAAGAAGCTCTGGGTTTCCGCACCATCTTCGACACAGGCATCGGATGGCCTCGGGCCGCTCTTCAATGCGCGCTCCTGCATGAGCTGCCACGTAAACGACGGACGCGGCAGGCCACCGGAAGGCGGCGCCAGCGCCACATCGATGTTCTTTCGCCTTGGTCGAGCAGCAGCGACACCGGAAGAAAGAGAGGAGATCGCAAACGCCGACGCGGTCAATTTCCCGGACGCTACTTATGGTCATCAGCTGCAGGACCTTGCCGTGCCCGGTCTCGCCGGCGAAGGCAAGATAGTCATTCGCTATACGGAAACGACCGTGGCGCTTGCCGGCGGAGAAACAGCCTCATTGCGAGCGCCAACCTACGATGTGAGAGATCTTGCCTACGGCAGTCTCGATCCGGCGACAACGATATCGCCACGCGTCGCCCCGGCAATGATCGGGTTGGGCCTCATCGAAGCCATTCCAGCAGCCGATATCCTCGGGCATGCCGATCCGGACGACAAAGATGGTAATGGCATTTCAGGCAAGGCCGCCATCGTGCGTGATCATCGCACAGGCACAGTCGCCCTTGGCCGCTTCGGATGGAAGGCGCAGAATGCAACTGTGCGCGACCAGAGCGCTGCCGCTTTCTCCAGCGATATCGGCATATCGACGCCCGACCGGCCGGACGCACACGGGGATTGCACGAAGGCCGAGATAAAATGCCAAAAAATGCCGACCGGTGTTCAAAACCGACTGGGCGATGAAGAGGCGCCTGGACCCATCCTCGATCTAGTGACCTTCTATTCCGCAAATCTCGCCGTGCCGGCGCGGCGAAAGGCAAGCTTTCCTGACACGCTGAGAGGCAAGGAACTCTTCTATCGTTCCGGCTGCACGTCCTGCCACGTGCCCAAGTTTGTCACACGTCGGGATGCCGCCGAAAAAGCTCAGTCCTTTCAGCTTGTCTGGCCTTATTCGGATTTTCTGCTGCACGATATGGGCGAAGGTCTTGCCGATGGCCAGCAAGTTGGCCGCGCAAGCGGACGTGAATGGCGCACGCCGCCGCTATGGGGTATAGGACTGACCCGGACTGTCAGCGGACACAGCTTCCTCCTTCACGACGGCCGCGCCAGAAATCTTACCGAAGCGATCCTCTGGCACGGCGGCGAAGCGGAGAAAGCCCGCGATGCATTCTCCTCTCTGCCGAAAGACGATAGAGAGGCCCTGATCAGATTCCTGGAGTCCCTGTAA
- a CDS encoding imelysin family protein, producing the protein MKLNKKFCAALALVIAPLSSPALADTDAAAVVKHYAEVAHAKYEDSLITAKALDKAIDAFLKTPNDETLKTAKDAWLAARVPYQQTEVYRFDNPIVDDWEGKVNAWPLDEGLIDYVDASYGAESDENALYVANVIANKTIKIDGKEIDASKLTPEFLSGTLQEAGGVEANVATGYHAIEFLLWGQDLNGTGPGSGSRPATDYDPENCTNGNCDRRAEYLKSVSTLLVSDLQEMTDHWAADGAATKNVEADPKAGLVAILTGMGSLSYGELAGERMKLGLLLHDPEEEHDCFSDNTYNSHLNDAIGIAAAYSGEYTRVDGTKLTGPSLHDLVAAKDKALDAEVAGKLKTTLDAMLAMAKRGETVEKYDQMIAEGNKDGNAAVQAAVDGLVDQTKSIQRVIAALDLGTVPLEGSDSLDKPDAVFQ; encoded by the coding sequence ATGAAGCTCAACAAGAAATTCTGCGCAGCATTGGCGCTTGTGATAGCCCCGCTATCCAGCCCGGCTCTCGCGGACACCGATGCTGCAGCCGTCGTGAAGCATTACGCCGAAGTGGCGCATGCCAAATACGAGGACTCGCTGATCACCGCCAAAGCGCTCGACAAGGCGATTGACGCCTTCCTGAAGACGCCGAACGACGAGACGCTGAAGACCGCCAAGGATGCTTGGCTTGCGGCCCGTGTTCCTTATCAGCAGACGGAAGTCTACCGCTTCGACAATCCGATCGTCGATGACTGGGAAGGCAAGGTCAATGCTTGGCCGCTCGATGAAGGCCTGATCGATTATGTCGATGCCTCCTACGGAGCGGAGAGCGACGAGAACGCCCTCTATGTTGCAAACGTCATCGCCAACAAGACGATCAAGATCGACGGAAAGGAGATCGATGCTTCCAAGCTGACGCCGGAATTCCTGTCCGGTACGCTGCAGGAAGCAGGTGGCGTCGAAGCCAATGTCGCGACCGGCTACCATGCCATCGAATTCCTGCTCTGGGGCCAGGACCTGAACGGCACCGGTCCGGGGTCGGGCAGCCGCCCGGCAACCGATTACGACCCCGAAAATTGCACGAACGGCAATTGCGATCGCCGCGCCGAATACCTGAAGTCGGTATCCACGCTGCTGGTCTCCGACCTGCAGGAAATGACCGATCATTGGGCGGCTGACGGTGCCGCGACAAAGAACGTCGAAGCCGATCCGAAGGCCGGCCTCGTCGCGATTCTGACCGGCATGGGCTCGCTCTCGTACGGCGAACTCGCAGGCGAGCGGATGAAGCTCGGCTTGTTGCTGCACGATCCGGAAGAGGAGCACGATTGCTTCTCCGACAACACCTATAACTCGCACCTCAACGATGCGATCGGCATCGCCGCCGCCTACAGCGGGGAATATACCCGCGTCGACGGAACGAAGCTGACCGGCCCGTCGCTGCACGATCTCGTTGCCGCGAAAGACAAGGCACTCGATGCCGAAGTCGCCGGCAAGCTGAAGACGACGCTTGATGCAATGCTCGCCATGGCAAAACGCGGCGAGACGGTCGAGAAATACGACCAGATGATCGCTGAAGGCAACAAGGACGGCAACGCCGCCGTTCAAGCCGCCGTCGACGGCCTCGTTGACCAAACGAAGTCGATCCAGCGTGTTATTGCCGCGCTGGATCTTGGCACGGTTCCGCTTGAAGGTTCCGACAGCTTGGATAAGCCTGACGCTGTCTTCCAATAA
- a CDS encoding RsmB/NOP family class I SAM-dependent RNA methyltransferase, producing the protein MRLGGRLEGAISVLADIDQRKRPVAEALKDWGLAHRFAGSGDRAAIGNIVYDALRMRLSHAFLMDDDGPLAIAYAVMFRQWGFTPEALAAELSDDRFAPPSLPDAALAAFQNRALSSAPVHVQGDIPEWVQSSFETAFGDSWLSEAKALASRPTLDLRANILKASRQKAVKALERAGAHEAKIARYGIRIPAGEGASRLPNVTAELSFQKGWFEVQDEGSQIVADLVLPKDGEQVLDYCAGGGGKTLAMAAAMHNKGQIHAYDADRKRLAPIIERLKRAGTRNVQVHDDAKALSSLRARCDKVLVDAPCTGTGTWRRRPDTKWRLTAKNLDERTSQQQDALKQASAFVRPGGELIYVTCSVLPQENEDQVRRFTAENTAFSIESALAGWDELFGKDAPRPRSSDGETVTLTPASTDTDGFFFCRMQRKA; encoded by the coding sequence CTTGCGCATCGTTTCGCCGGCTCCGGCGATCGCGCCGCAATCGGCAACATCGTTTACGATGCGCTGCGCATGCGGCTTTCACACGCGTTCCTGATGGACGACGACGGCCCACTGGCGATCGCTTATGCCGTCATGTTCCGCCAATGGGGTTTCACGCCGGAAGCGCTTGCCGCTGAACTTTCCGACGACAGGTTCGCGCCGCCTTCTCTGCCCGATGCAGCGCTGGCAGCCTTCCAGAACCGGGCTCTTTCCTCCGCGCCTGTCCACGTCCAGGGTGATATTCCCGAGTGGGTGCAAAGCTCCTTCGAGACTGCATTCGGTGATAGCTGGCTTTCCGAAGCCAAGGCGCTCGCTTCCCGCCCAACGCTCGATCTTCGCGCCAACATTTTGAAGGCCAGCCGCCAGAAGGCGGTCAAAGCGCTTGAAAGAGCCGGCGCTCATGAAGCGAAAATTGCGCGGTATGGCATCCGGATTCCCGCCGGCGAAGGCGCCTCACGGCTTCCGAACGTCACAGCAGAGCTTTCCTTTCAAAAAGGCTGGTTCGAAGTTCAGGACGAGGGATCGCAGATCGTTGCCGATCTGGTGCTGCCCAAGGATGGCGAGCAAGTGCTCGACTATTGCGCCGGAGGCGGCGGCAAGACGCTAGCAATGGCGGCAGCCATGCACAACAAGGGCCAGATCCATGCCTATGATGCCGACCGCAAACGCCTTGCGCCGATCATCGAACGCCTGAAGCGCGCCGGTACGCGCAATGTTCAAGTCCATGACGATGCAAAGGCTCTTTCGAGCCTGCGCGCTCGCTGCGACAAGGTGCTGGTCGACGCCCCCTGCACGGGCACCGGCACTTGGCGCCGCCGCCCCGATACCAAATGGCGGCTGACGGCGAAGAACCTCGACGAGCGTACGAGCCAGCAACAGGATGCCTTGAAGCAGGCGAGCGCCTTCGTGCGCCCCGGCGGCGAGTTGATCTATGTCACCTGTTCCGTGCTGCCGCAGGAGAACGAAGATCAGGTACGACGCTTCACCGCGGAAAATACGGCATTCTCCATCGAAAGCGCCCTGGCTGGCTGGGACGAGCTGTTCGGCAAGGATGCCCCGCGCCCGCGGTCGTCTGATGGTGAAACGGTTACACTGACACCGGCATCGACTGACACGGACGGTTTCTTCTTCTGCCGCATGCAACGTAAGGCTTAA